Genomic DNA from Setaria italica strain Yugu1 chromosome V, Setaria_italica_v2.0, whole genome shotgun sequence:
CCAAAAAAAGAGAaactttcttcttttcctttaaTTTTTCCATGTAACAGTGAAGGTAAACTGCAATATCAATATATCATTGCTCACTCATAACTCTAGAAAATGGCAATAAATGCAGTGGCAGATCTTGATCCCAAATTGAGGGGGGCCGAACACACAATGGAGGGTGAATAACAAGGAAGAGGGGGCAGTTTCAGGCAATTAGACCTAATATCTAAGGGGGCATGTCCCCTATTGGCCATCACTGAGCTCCGCCCCTGAGTAAATGCCTCGTAATAACAATTTATATACAGCTCCCACAGACTTGGCCGATTGCTTGCAAAACATTCTCTTTTTTCCTCCTTTCATTTAAATATTACAGCATTTCTATAGTCAAACCAGTTTGCAATATTAAGAACTCACCTGCATTTGCACAAGAAGTTCAGTCTTGATTCTCCTAGAAGCTTCGCTTTCATTGCCTTCTCCACGTTGACCGCATAAAGAATCAATTTCATCGATGAAAATAATTGAAGGGGCATTCTCACGAGCCATTTGGAAAAGGTTCGCAACTAATTTCTCACTTTCACCCATCCACTTTGAAACCAGATCTGATGAAGATATACTGCAAGTAGAGCAACAAAGTGTGAAATATCATAATGATGAAAAACAAATTATAGTAAGAAATCAGTATTGCTAACATCCATAGATCAATCAAGTACAAGAAACAAAAATGCAAGTTCGGTCAGACTTATTAACATCGTATTTGTAACATGCAAACAAACATTACACTTCctttttaataaatttgaatgtGTTACTAATATACTGCCTTTTTTTTACAAATATAGGGCATATAGGCTTTTTCTCCAATCTTCAAtcaaatataaatatttatctCTTTTGCCCATTTGTCCTCCCTTTCTTCTCAAGGTGTATTAATAACCATTCATAATAACAATCTACCATTATCCAAGGTCTTAACACCAGGGATATATAGTCTTTTACCTCCATCAAAATACCTGTGTTACATCAAAATACATCTTATACAAAAAATGGAGGGAGCAAAAACATTTTTCAGTCCAGTACCAGTAACAAACTAATGTGTGTCTCTGGTTACGGTAAATACTACAAATGTTGTTCCTTGTACAAGGAACATATCTCCAACTACACAATAGGAAGATGATAACTACGGGTTTCTGTACATTCCATATCACTAATAAAGTGATAATAAAAAAGCATTATATTTAAAAGATGTGGGGCATGCCTTCAATGTTCAAGCATCATGGTGCATGACATATTGGTCACCGATGATCACATGCCATATTTTGGCTACAATGTTCAAGATTGAGCTACAGTACCTATATGTCACCAAGAAAGATAGCCAGCAGGTATAGACCAAGATAATTTAACAGTATGGGTTTATTCAGATAACCCATGCTACAAATGGTATTATTAAAGTACCCAAAAAGGATACATAAGCATGAAAGCAGgacatcaatacaaccaattCTACCGTAAGACAAGCACTAGCAGTATATCAAAGAAACCACAAGTGGATAGTATAGAGCTGTAACTCATTTATTCCCTTTCAAACGATCATATGTCATTGCACCTGTCAAATTGTAGACCTTTGAGCATACCATAAAATGAATATTCTACACATCAAGCATATGCACGAAAAGTGAAAGCTCTCTTGAACTTCGGGATGCTGATGAAGGTACTCAATCTACATATGAAAGTTAAACTCAAACCAAATACATGAGCTGCTATCATAGGGCACACCTTTCAAGAGACAACTTTCCTAGTTTTGCAAAAGTTAtttgtttttgagctagaagcTCTCTTGCCTGCATCAAGCATCAACATGCAATTTTCAGGAATAAGGCATCTGCCTTGAAACAATCTCATATATACACGGTGTTAATTTAACAACTGGGCAACAATTGTCTCATAACAGAGCTGATGCCATAATGTAGTAGAGATTTATGAGTCAAATTATTTAATAATCATCACTATCTAAAAATGTCATGTGCGCAAGAGTATAACAAATGAGAATTTGAGCCAAGAAAAAATCATCACAATAAATTGTAAGGCGTGATATAGTTCTTCAAATTGGTTGCAGGTGATAAACTACTTCAACGATACATGCTGGCAACCTTTTAGACACcccaaaataaaagatgcagAATTGCATATTCTATTTTCTTTATTCCTTTATTATTAGGTTGGAGCTGCATGATCTTGTTCACATATTAAGCACTTTATATTTTTGACAGTTTTATCGATATGGTGACAAAATcttatgttgtaccattatccTCCATGATGGAGCTAACAGACAAGAAGGATTGTGTCATCACCACAAAAGATGTAAAACCAAAGACATTACAATGCAAACCACAAGCTTATACGGTCTATATAGTATTGCATTGTGAAACTATAGCAAGTTGCAATAAAAGGCTCTGTACCCAACTTCTTTcaggtaaaataaaataattagcAATCTTTTTCTTTGTGAATGCCTATACAAATTAAAAGTTTGTATAGTTCATGCGAAACATCGCACTCTTctcaaacaaaataaatatcgATTCTCTATCCCCTACAAGCTAAGAAAAAACACTTATATGCTGATGACTATAGGTACTCAAGAAATAGGTAAAGAATGCCTAAATTATTAATTTAGGCACAGACACTCTACTAGGGATGCAAACAGTAGTGCTGAGCTATAAGGTAAAAGTCAGTTGGAGTTCAAGAGGGGTCAAAATTCCGTTGTCACTGACACACTATGTAGGTGAAACATGTAAGATAAAGATAGAAAATAGTTGAAGGAAGCATAGCAAGAGATGCACCAAAAGTCTCCAATGGTTTGAAAATTTCAACTCGGAAAATATGAAAATAGCATGCCTCACAAAGAACAAAATAAAGGGAACCAGCAGGCAATTATGAATTATCTACCTGAAAAACGTTGAATCAGCTTCCGTTGCGACAGCTTTTGCCAAATAAGACTTTCCTGTTCCAGGGGGGCCATACAAAAGAAAAGCCCTCCAAGGCCTCCGCTTGCCTACAGAATAGCATTCTGCATTAGTATATACTAGTTGACAACACAGATGTCTATACTACCTATGAGTTCATACTTCATGCATACGATATTTTTTCATCGTCGTGTATCATAAAAAACAAGGACACACCAGTTAACAGTAATTGAGAGAACAGATACCGAGAAAATGCAAAGAAAGAAGCATGAACAAAGGCAAATGACACATAAGCAAACAAACAGTTCACAATTGAAACTAAATTTATCAGAACATGCATTTCTAGAATCGAGTAGTCTGAACAATTATGAATCAGAACTCTGCTGCAAAAATAGTAGGATAATCGTAGGAATGCATATTGTCCAAATAACATATTTCATCCCTCTTGAATTGAAAACCATCTTTCAATGCACACTTTTAATATCAAAAGGGTTGTGGTTTTACTCCTAACTGATTGTGGTGTAGACGATTGAGGAAGATTGAGCAACCAAAAAATTAATGATGGAATTTGTCAAACTTTGCTACAGAGACATAGCCTCTAGAAGTGGTCTCTGAAAAATGTTTGACAGCCTAAATCATCATCTAAAAATGAAAACCATAAACTGTAGAACCCTTATCAATCGACATCCAATAATCTATATTGAGTTATCGACGCCAGCTAACGATATTAACTACCTAACAATGCATAATTGGATCAACCCTAGATCACCCAATCCATTTTAATCAGGATAAAGATCTGAAAAGCCTATGCGGCACCATAGTGATTGACACCTCCAAATTTTTATCAGGATCAAAGATAAAGATAACGCTTTTAGGTGCAGCCGCTCACCTGTGAAGAACTGCGGGAACTTGACAGGCAATATGACGGCCTCCTGCAGCGCCTGCTTGGCGCTCTCGAGGCCGGCGACGTCGTTCCACTTGACGTTGGGCTTCTCGGTGATGATGGCGGAGTTGAGCCCCGCCCTCAGCTTGGACTGCTCGGAGTCGTCcccgccgttgccgccgtccCCGTCCTTGCCCTTGGTTTTGGGGCGCGTGGCGACGGCCGCATCGCTGCCGTTGGCCCCGGGTCCCGCGCCGCCCTCATCAAGGACGGCCCGGATCTCCTCGGCGCGGCGGAGGTACTCGGTGAACTTGGCGGTGATTGCCTCCCTGATCTTGGGGTTCTTCTCGTACTTGAGGTGGGTCTTGAAGTACTCGAGCGCGTTCATGTAGAGCGGGAACGCCTTGACGTAGTTGCCGGCATTGTCCTCCTGGACCGCCTGCTTGACGTACTCGATCGCCTGCTCCTTGAAGTTGCTATACATCGGGGGAGGGCCAAAAGGCGCCGCCTTGCGGCGGGCACCCGCGGATCGGAGGGGGGATCGGCCGGATAAggcaccgcggcggcggattcgggagggaaggggaggggcggcgggcggttgCTTGGTGCTGGGGTTTGACGCGGTGAGGGGAAGACGGGatgcggagggaggaggaaaggGGAACGAAGACGAGACGAGTTGGGCAAAGGAAAAGAAGGGAGAAGCGTGTTTTGGCTGcgatttttgttttattttattttttctagctCATtgtggaggaaaaagaaagctGCTGATATTTTGCACATAGGTCCCTTCATTATTCGGCTTTATGAGATGACTCCTTTCTAGGTTGTAACTTCTGTTAGTGCCAacaatttatttatttcttaaAATAAATGGATATTCGGTTTGATGCAAAAAATAAATGGATATTTGGTTTGATGCAAAAAATAAATGGATATTCAGTTTAACTAAACTCAAATAAATGGATATAGCAGCATCTTAAGAAAAAGGAACAGGTGCAtcctaataattttttttaaaaaaatagtcaTTGCAACCTTACGTTTATCAGTTTTTAAAATAGTTTTACGGTATCATCATTGATTAGTATGGGTAGTGTGGCAAAAGTTGTCGCTTGTATAAGACGGGTTACCATAAAAATGACCATATGCAATTATACTAACGCCCCCAAATATTCTCCTTGTGTATTTCTAAGCGATCATAGCCCAAGATTTTAAGTTCATAACTTTATAAAATCACACATTGAAAATGAAGATAGCAATCCAGCTCCAATCCTAGGTGAATAACAGTACAAAGAAAGCTAAAGATAGTACGAGTGTGGCCATCCATGGGAGTTCTTGTCCTGTTTTTAAGATGGCTCGtgatgtttttttcttttgcgaaaGGGTCAGAAGCCATTTCGTTAAGTTGTAGCACAGTACAAATCCCTCAGTTTTACATCAGACACcctggagaagaaagaaattaCAATGAGGTGTGGACCCACTACTTCTCCATTGGTAAACTTTGCAAACAAGACCCTAACAAACAAAGAAATCACTTTCTTGCTTCTCAGGATCCGCTGTAGCGTCCTTGTGTGCTCATCACTCCTCTACTCGAcggagaagaagatgaagaacccAACCTAGAGAACGGAAGCCACCACCGAGGAATCCAAGGAGACAAACTTTGAGTCGCAAATCTTCTCCCCTTTGGCGCACATCGACCGTCATCATTGACTCCCCGGCGAGGCATAGCACCAGCGCTACTGACGAAATCAGTAGCACAGGAAGCAAATCCACCAAGGGATAGGAAGGACTTCCTCCCTTTCGCAGAAGAGAAGAAGGATACAAAACTCTGAGGTGGATCCATGGACCGGTCGACGCCACCGATGACGTCGTCCTCCACATCACCCCCGGGAGGAAAACTAACCTCCATGGACCACCGCCAAAGAAGAAGCCGGTGCAGCCGCCACCAACTCCGACGCTGCTCCAGAGGAACAAAAGACCCGGCACACATCTCACCCGCGGCACCAGGAGAAGATGAAAACTCACTCGGTCGTCGCCGGCAATGTTGAAGAAGCACTCCCTCCGACCGCCACCGAAGCACCACGCCTCGCAGTCGCCGAAGCAGTAGACATCCAAACCGTCGCCGGATCCGAAGCTGAGGAGATAAAAGGGCCCATCCAGCGGCGACGCTGAAGAGAAGATCGATCCTACTCTTTCTAAACCTAACCTAGACCTAGAAAGCCGGAAGCTGTACATCGGCCGCTAGATTCGCAACTCTCCATCACCTCCGACACCTAAAAGGCATCCGAACGCGGTGGAGAGCCGGTGAAATCGGCACCGGATGGCGAGCCGCCTCTGTTTCGCCCTTTTTTACTGTAGCAAGGGGAAAGGTTGAGAGACAGGATAAGGACGGGCGATGGCTCGTGAGTTTGTAGCATGTTTTTAGCGAAATCGTGAAATATGCCATATTTGTTCACACTTTTTGCTACAGCTTTTGTGAAAAGACCTAAAAGCTTGGACAAACACCATACAATTGGACCTAATTTATCCAAAAGCAGGGGCATCATTGGAATACTAGACAACGGGAGGTGCCAGCATGCGAAGCACATTGATAGGGAAAgggccttcagtaccggttctTAACCCCACTTtcgtaccggttgtgcaactgaTATTGCTACTTCAGTACTAAAGGGAGGCCTTTAGTGCTGGTCAAATACTAAagaggtattaaaaaataaaaaaatgaaatccagTCGGACGCTCGATTCACCCCACCCCGGCCGTCGACATTCGCAGCCCcgccggagagggagagggagagggaggggtgaGCAAATCTAtgtcccgcgcgccgccgcaccctgcCTGTGCCTCGCCACCTTCGGGTGGCTGCTGCTCCCCCGCGCGCCCAAGCACTGCCCTgcccctcgccccgctgccgctccttactaccagtgaggggcgagcagagggggaaggggaggggtagCAGAGGGGTAGGGGGCGGGAGAggaaaggggagggggcgggggtggcgggagagggagggagcggcAGGCAGAGAAGAGAAGTGTgagagaagaagataaggttggGAGAGAAGAGATAAGCAGGAGGGGAGCGGGTACGGGGAGATGGATAAGATTGGGAAGTCTTTGTTATCGATTGTGAggtccaaccggtactaaaaggtgtCACGGGGGCTCTGAGGATCTATCCGTTAGATCTGATATTAATACTCATATTAATACCGGGTTAAAAACCGTAACAATGTTCAGTTTTACGTAGAGGCAGAAAACAATCCTCCCAACGGTGGACGTACGTGCCCATTCCGGTGGCGTTCCGAAACAGTCAAAACAAAGAGCTCCAATAATTTAGACCCGTCGAATTAAGACTTGGCATGGGCCCTGCTTGCCGTGTCAGCGAGCGACGACGCTTCGGAGGAagaacggcggcggccgcgtgaCAGCGACGGTGGCCACGGACCCGGCCGCGCCACTGGTCTGGGGCGGGTCACCCTAGTACTCGGTGCTCACTGCGGTAAACACtgggtggtgtttggttgggtcAATTTTGGGTGTGATCCGATCACACTGTTAATGAATCGTGTTATATTTTGTTTGGTTAGACTGGTCCGGTATCAGGTCTTATGTAAACGAATAGCAGCCTAGAACAATCGCGATTACGATCCTTATCCAGCGGCATCGGATGCTGTTACCGCTGCATATATAGGATTCTCTCGCGTCGTTGCCTTCTAACACGTACGAGATCCCCTTCCTCGTGCTAGACCAGTACCCATGTGAATGACGAAGatagaggcggc
This window encodes:
- the LOC101759619 gene encoding protein SUPPRESSOR OF K(+) TRANSPORT GROWTH DEFECT 1, which gives rise to MYSNFKEQAIEYVKQAVQEDNAGNYVKAFPLYMNALEYFKTHLKYEKNPKIREAITAKFTEYLRRAEEIRAVLDEGGAGPGANGSDAAVATRPKTKGKDGDGGNGGDDSEQSKLRAGLNSAIITEKPNVKWNDVAGLESAKQALQEAVILPVKFPQFFTGKRRPWRAFLLYGPPGTGKSYLAKAVATEADSTFFSISSSDLVSKWMGESEKLVANLFQMARENAPSIIFIDEIDSLCGQRGEGNESEASRRIKTELLVQMQGVGHNDDKVLVLAATNTPYALDQAVRRRFDKRIYIPLPDMKARQHMFKVHLGDTPHSLTESDFEGLARRTDGFSGSDIAVCVKDVLFEPVRKTQDAMFFFKADGDMWMPCGPKQPGAVQTTMQELASKGLAAKILPPPISRTDFEKVLSRQRPTVSKKDLEVHERFTKEFGEEG